The following proteins come from a genomic window of Candidatus Zixiibacteriota bacterium:
- a CDS encoding prepilin-type N-terminal cleavage/methylation domain-containing protein: MKRRAVNGGARGYTLIELVILIVIVGVLAGAALPRYRDLSVDARVSACKGSLSAVREGISLYYARQVLLSGVGSYPDIDSLTHSDLVMRGAFPPNPFQIHAADSVVAGEYPGQIGGERGGWVYNPATGQFWANTSTVISSAWLTPERQINENLF, from the coding sequence ATGAAACGCAGGGCTGTGAACGGTGGGGCGCGTGGGTACACGCTGATCGAGTTGGTGATCCTGATTGTCATTGTCGGGGTGCTCGCGGGAGCGGCGCTGCCCCGGTATCGTGATCTTTCGGTCGACGCCCGGGTGTCTGCCTGCAAAGGGAGCCTGAGCGCGGTGCGCGAGGGGATTTCGCTTTATTATGCCCGGCAGGTATTACTGAGCGGGGTGGGATCGTACCCCGATATCGACTCGCTGACTCATTCCGATTTGGTGATGCGGGGGGCGTTTCCGCCAAATCCATTTCAGATTCATGCGGCTGATTCAGTGGTGGCGGGTGAGTATCCCGGGCAGATTGGAGGGGAGCGGGGCGGCTGGGTATATAACCCGGCTACCGGTCAGTTCTGGGCAAACACGTCGACCGTGATTTCATCGGCGTGGCTAACGCCGGAACGCCAGATCAACGAGAATCTGTTCTGA
- a CDS encoding acyl-CoA thioesterase, producing the protein MTREQRMAGSVTHVCKAIFPNTTNHYDTLFGGQALGWMDEVAFITATRFCRRDVVTVSMDRTDFTKPIPAGTIVEMIGRVVGVGRTSIKVEVELYMEEMFSDGRESAIKGTFTMVAIDEQRRPISISG; encoded by the coding sequence ATGACACGTGAACAACGAATGGCCGGCTCAGTCACCCACGTCTGCAAGGCGATCTTCCCGAACACGACGAACCACTACGATACGCTGTTCGGGGGGCAGGCGCTCGGCTGGATGGACGAAGTCGCGTTCATCACCGCCACGCGGTTTTGCCGTCGCGATGTCGTGACCGTTTCCATGGACCGCACCGACTTCACGAAGCCGATCCCGGCCGGGACGATTGTCGAGATGATCGGGCGAGTGGTTGGGGTCGGCAGGACCAGCATAAAAGTGGAAGTCGAGTTGTACATGGAAGAGATGTTCTCGGATGGTCGGGAGAGCGCGATCAAGGGGACGTTTACGATGGTTGCGATCGACGAGCAGCGTCGGCCGATATCGATAAGCGGATAA
- a CDS encoding error-prone DNA polymerase, translating into MAGVSSYIELHCHSNFSFLDGADHPETLIVRAADLGYAALALTDHNGLYGAVRFHKAAQAAGVKAIIGAELTLDNGHHLVVLVETQQGYGNLSQMLSEAQLAGKKGEASVSYEMLERYHGGLIALSGCVQGEVPSLLVCGREDEAAKRAKYYRDLFGEGRFYFELQHHNLPVHEFLCAKLVELGESLGIPPVATNNVHYATADGRRLADVLACIKHHTTLDEAGEVLYPNAERYLKPPEAVVRQLARYPEAIANTVRIAERCEFSMDRIHPVLPDFEVPSGETTFSYLRKLTYAGARSRYGRLGDKVVRQLQHELRIIRKLDFSGYFLIVWDIARFCRDSGILSQGRGSAANSAVCYCLGITAVDPIRLELLFERFLSEHRREPPDIDIDIANNRREEVIQYVYAKYGRRHASMVCEVITYRGRSAIRDVGKALGFSPSEVDRLAKHLDSYSRGEEMAERLQEATINVNDRRVQLLLDLCAQIRRFPRHLGIHVGGMLITKTPLSQIVPVENATMPDRSVIQWDKDDAQDMGLVKIDLLGLGMLSLMDIAFRLIERHHGIGIDPARLTYDDPRVYDLLCTADTVGVFQVESRAQMNTLPRHKPRRFYDLVVEVALIRPGPIQGDMVHPYLRRRNGEEPVTYPHPRLKRILQRTLGVPLFQEQGMQVAVAAAGFTPSEADELRRAMGHKRSRERMEELSTRLIAGMVARGIDEESAWKIFNQLAAFADFGFTESHAASFALLVYVSAYLKVYFPAEFYCALLNAQPMGFYTPSTVVYEAQRRGVEILGVDVSRSEWDCRIENGAVRLGFRYVKSLGPSAQGAIEEALAGGPFHTIDDFVFRTKLDRDALEQIAMIGGFDCFGTSRRQALWRVLALINRSADELQMSFMEEGERKLSPMETLERLAADFKGMNLSNGPHPMTLIRDRLRRKRVFAAGELNGLSNYSSAIVAGVVVIRQRPVTAKGFIFITLEDETGFANIVVKPAIMKRFRRIIIFSRALLVQGTLEKKDGVINIIAHRLYPLEFESRAVQVKSRDFR; encoded by the coding sequence ATGGCCGGAGTGTCATCGTATATCGAATTGCACTGTCATTCCAATTTTTCTTTTCTTGACGGCGCCGATCATCCGGAGACGTTGATTGTCCGGGCGGCCGATCTGGGCTATGCCGCGCTGGCGCTTACCGATCACAACGGGCTGTATGGTGCGGTGCGATTTCACAAGGCGGCACAGGCGGCCGGCGTAAAGGCGATCATCGGGGCGGAGCTGACGCTTGACAACGGGCATCATCTGGTTGTGCTGGTCGAGACCCAACAAGGATACGGCAATCTTTCGCAGATGCTTTCCGAGGCCCAGCTGGCGGGGAAGAAGGGGGAAGCCAGCGTGTCGTATGAGATGCTCGAGCGGTACCATGGGGGGTTGATTGCGTTGTCCGGGTGTGTGCAGGGTGAAGTACCCTCGCTGCTGGTTTGCGGTCGGGAGGATGAGGCGGCAAAGCGGGCGAAATATTATCGGGACCTGTTTGGCGAGGGGCGGTTTTATTTCGAGTTACAGCATCACAATCTGCCGGTGCACGAGTTTTTGTGTGCGAAGCTGGTCGAGCTCGGCGAATCGCTGGGGATACCGCCGGTTGCCACGAATAACGTCCATTACGCGACGGCCGACGGTCGTCGGCTGGCCGATGTGCTGGCATGTATCAAACATCACACGACGCTCGACGAGGCGGGGGAGGTTTTATATCCAAATGCGGAGCGGTATTTGAAGCCGCCGGAGGCGGTAGTTCGGCAGCTGGCGCGGTATCCCGAGGCGATCGCGAACACGGTTCGGATTGCCGAGCGTTGTGAATTTTCGATGGACCGGATACATCCGGTGTTGCCGGATTTCGAGGTTCCGTCGGGAGAGACGACATTCAGCTATCTTCGCAAGTTGACGTATGCGGGGGCGCGCAGTCGGTACGGGCGGTTGGGGGACAAGGTAGTTCGCCAGTTGCAGCATGAGCTTCGGATAATCAGGAAGCTCGACTTTTCGGGGTATTTTCTGATTGTCTGGGATATCGCGCGGTTTTGTCGTGACAGCGGTATTTTGAGTCAGGGGCGGGGATCGGCGGCGAATTCGGCGGTGTGTTATTGTCTCGGGATAACGGCGGTTGATCCGATCCGATTGGAGTTATTGTTCGAGCGGTTTCTTTCGGAGCACCGTCGCGAGCCTCCCGATATCGATATCGATATCGCCAACAACCGTCGGGAGGAAGTGATCCAGTATGTGTACGCCAAATACGGTCGTCGACACGCGTCGATGGTGTGCGAGGTGATAACGTATCGGGGGCGTTCGGCGATTCGCGACGTGGGCAAGGCGCTTGGTTTTTCGCCGTCGGAGGTGGATCGGCTGGCCAAGCATCTGGATTCCTACTCGCGCGGGGAGGAGATGGCGGAGCGTTTGCAGGAGGCCACGATCAATGTCAACGACCGTCGGGTGCAGTTGCTGCTCGATCTGTGCGCGCAGATTCGCAGGTTCCCGCGTCATTTGGGGATTCATGTGGGGGGGATGTTAATCACCAAGACGCCGTTGTCGCAGATCGTGCCGGTTGAAAACGCGACGATGCCCGACCGGAGCGTAATCCAGTGGGATAAGGATGACGCGCAGGACATGGGGCTGGTGAAGATCGATCTGCTCGGTCTGGGGATGTTGTCGTTGATGGATATTGCGTTTCGGTTGATCGAGCGGCATCACGGGATAGGTATCGATCCGGCCAGGCTGACGTACGACGATCCTCGGGTATACGATTTATTGTGTACGGCGGACACGGTGGGGGTATTCCAGGTTGAGTCTCGGGCGCAGATGAACACGCTGCCGCGCCACAAGCCTCGTCGGTTTTACGATCTGGTGGTGGAGGTTGCGCTGATTCGGCCGGGGCCGATCCAGGGGGATATGGTTCACCCGTATCTTCGCCGTCGCAACGGCGAGGAGCCGGTGACGTATCCGCATCCTCGGTTGAAGCGAATCCTGCAGCGTACGCTGGGGGTGCCGTTGTTCCAGGAGCAGGGGATGCAGGTGGCGGTCGCGGCGGCGGGATTTACGCCGAGCGAGGCGGACGAGCTTCGTCGCGCCATGGGGCACAAGCGTTCCCGGGAGCGTATGGAGGAGCTTTCGACGCGGTTGATTGCGGGGATGGTGGCGCGGGGGATCGACGAGGAATCGGCGTGGAAGATATTCAACCAGCTGGCGGCGTTTGCGGATTTTGGATTCACCGAGTCGCACGCCGCATCGTTCGCGCTGCTGGTCTATGTTTCGGCATACCTGAAGGTGTATTTTCCGGCGGAGTTTTACTGTGCGCTGCTCAACGCGCAGCCGATGGGGTTTTACACGCCGTCGACCGTGGTCTACGAAGCGCAGCGTCGCGGGGTGGAGATTCTGGGGGTTGACGTGTCGCGCAGCGAGTGGGATTGTAGGATCGAGAACGGCGCGGTGCGGCTCGGATTTCGGTATGTCAAATCGCTCGGGCCGTCGGCGCAGGGCGCGATCGAAGAGGCGTTGGCGGGCGGGCCGTTTCATACAATCGACGATTTTGTCTTTCGGACGAAACTGGATCGCGACGCACTCGAACAGATCGCCATGATCGGTGGATTCGACTGTTTTGGTACGAGTCGTCGACAGGCGTTGTGGAGGGTGCTGGCGTTGATCAACCGGTCGGCCGACGAGCTGCAGATGTCATTCATGGAGGAGGGGGAGCGGAAGTTATCGCCGATGGAGACGCTGGAGCGGCTGGCGGCGGATTTCAAGGGGATGAACCTGTCGAACGGGCCGCACCCGATGACGTTGATCCGCGACCGGCTGCGTCGGAAGCGCGTGTTTGCGGCTGGGGAGCTCAACGGGTTGTCCAATTACTCGTCGGCGATCGTGGCGGGGGTGGTGGTGATCCGTCAGCGTCCCGTTACCGCGAAGGGGTTCATATTCATCACGCTCGAGGATGAGACCGGTTTTGCCAATATCGTGGTCAAGCCGGCGATCATGAAGCGTTTTCGCCGGATCATTATTTTCTCGCGCGCCCTGCTGGTCCAGGGGACGCTGGAGAAGAAAGACGGCGTGATCAATATCATCGCTCACCGGCTTTACCCGCTCGAGTTCGAGAGCCGGGCGGTGCAGGTCAAGTCGCGCGATTTCCGATAG